A genomic region of Rhipicephalus sanguineus isolate Rsan-2018 chromosome 3, BIME_Rsan_1.4, whole genome shotgun sequence contains the following coding sequences:
- the LOC119387254 gene encoding ribosomal protein 63, mitochondrial: protein MRLTDVLLGVFKRRGFGGPRFHFVKSQRPTGKYRPVPPVTSTMKIELWKKLAIEEETMMYLSRPFLTTEEEKHMPKEFIKRRLRKYDYFPVKQRKPLKSLFAADLLSHLNVGRQWEE, encoded by the exons ATGAGACTTACAGATGTGCTCCTTGGCGTTTTCAAAAGGCGGGGATTCGGTGGCCCTCGATTCCATTTCGTGAAAAGTCAAAGACCAACAGG gaAATACAGACCCGTCCCTCCAGTCACATCAACAATGAAGATTGAACTCTGGAAGAAGCTGGCAATAGAAGAGGAGACAATGATGTATCTGAGTCGGCCATTCCTAACCACT GAGGAAGAAAAGCACATGCCAAAAGAATTCATCAAGCGCAGGCTTCGGAAGTATGATTATTTCCCAGTAAAGCAACGGAAACCCCTGAAGAGCCTGTTTGCTGCAGATCTATTGTCACACCTAAATGTTGGCCGGCAGTGGGAAGAGTAG
- the LOC119387253 gene encoding probable transcriptional regulatory protein OEOE_0768 has protein sequence MLANAISRLPLNVLRVTESPVAQCLVRNALRRTHSLALVSTTTYAGAPALSRIFREPRDVGGGHCFRESRRYAGHSHWQNVRHIKAAKDAHRMSMTDKHMRLIEVAVKAGGGSTDPKLNRALANAIEGAKKTQVVSNTNIEQAIRRGAGLDKPKNLKSANYEIIMEHGVLLVLDVETGNISKFGNDLKQIAKKHLCRLTRGGVKEQFQQKGFVRVSGREDGGTLDPDAALEVGIEHGAEEVTEIEGESKMCEFLCDPKDYFALSKALSSNGYVIAECGLKFVPHVPITVPEEHLEVVGKLCDELEEHPDVVAVHTNIA, from the coding sequence ATGCTCGCCAACGCTATTTCTCGACTTCCCTTGAATGTCCTGCGCGTGACCGAATCTCCAGTGGCCCAATGCTTGGTGAGAAACGCTTTGAGGAGAACTCATTCTCTCGCCCTTGTGAGTACCACCACTTATGCAGGTGCGCCGGCGCTAAGTCGGATCTTTCGAGAACCACGAGACGTCGGCGGTGGCCACTGCTTTCGCGAAAGCCGACGTTACGCCGGACACAGCCATTGGCAAAACGTTCGTCACATCAAGGCGGCCAAGGACGCGCACAGGATGTCCATGACGGACAAACACATGCGCCTCATCGAAGTTGCCGTGAAAGCCGGCGGCGGGAGCACTGATCCGAAGCTAAACCGTGCGCTGGCGAACGCCATCGAGGGTGCGAAGAAAACGCAGGTCGTATCCAACACGAACATCGAACAAGCCATACGACGAGGAGCGGGACTCGACAAGCCCAAAAACTTGAAAAGCGCCAACTACGAAATCATAATGGAGCACGGAGTCCTGCTCGTTCTAGACGTCGAGACGGGAAACATAAGCAAGTTCGGCAACGACCTGAAGCAGATCGCCAAGAAGCACCTGTGCAGGCTAACGCGAGGCGGTGTCAAGGAACAGTTCCAGCAGAAAGGTTTCGTCAGGGTCTCGGGTCGGGAAGACGGCGGTACCCTGGACCCAGACGCTGCTCTCGAGGTTGGCATCGAGCACGGAGCCGAGGAAGTGACTGAGATCGAGGGCGAGTCCAAGATGTGCGAGTTCCTGTGCGATCCGAAAGACTACTTTGCCCTGTCCAAAGCGCTGTCCTCCAACGGTTACGTGATTGCCGAGTGCGGTCTCAAATTCGTGCCCCACGTACCGATCACTGTCCCTGAGGAACACTTGGAAGTGGTCGGTAAACTTTGCGACGAACTTGAGGAACACCCCGATGTCGTTGCGGTTCACACGAACATTGCGTAA